The proteins below are encoded in one region of Amycolatopsis magusensis:
- a CDS encoding FadR/GntR family transcriptional regulator, which yields MPRRQESPDAVKLRTLPVQVAAHLTRRIVSGDFENGRAPSELDISQEFGVSRVVARETLKILASLDIVDVAQGRRVVVRPRAEWDYLSPLLVEWLPTEIVGELLQELHQMRVLLEPELAAMAAASITDETLDRLRGEIDRMSALEADPDAYLEVDHEFHMEICRAADNRILDRIMYSARWLGTASRRVTNEAPAGLHRATADHTEIYEALVARDPAGARAAMRRHLSNNYSTLLAEKEQQTKRAARRR from the coding sequence ATGCCAAGGAGACAAGAGTCTCCGGACGCTGTCAAGCTCCGGACTCTCCCGGTGCAGGTGGCGGCCCACCTGACCCGGCGCATCGTCAGCGGCGACTTCGAGAACGGCCGGGCCCCGTCGGAGCTCGACATCTCCCAGGAGTTCGGGGTGTCCCGCGTGGTGGCGCGGGAGACGCTCAAGATCCTTGCCTCGCTTGACATCGTCGACGTCGCGCAGGGCCGCCGCGTCGTCGTGCGCCCCCGCGCGGAGTGGGACTACCTGAGCCCGTTGCTGGTCGAGTGGCTGCCCACGGAAATCGTCGGCGAGCTGCTGCAGGAACTGCACCAGATGCGCGTGCTGCTCGAACCCGAACTCGCCGCGATGGCCGCGGCCAGCATCACCGACGAGACGCTGGACCGGCTCAGGGGCGAGATCGACCGCATGTCGGCGCTTGAGGCGGACCCCGACGCCTACCTCGAGGTCGACCACGAATTCCACATGGAGATCTGCCGCGCGGCCGACAACCGCATCCTCGACCGGATCATGTACTCCGCCCGCTGGCTCGGCACGGCAAGCCGGCGCGTCACCAACGAGGCGCCGGCCGGGCTGCACCGCGCCACCGCCGACCACACGGAGATCTACGAGGCGCTCGTGGCGCGCGACCCGGCAGGTGCCCGCGCGGCGATGCGCAGGCACCTGAGCAACAACTACTCCACGCTCCTCGCGGAGAAGGAGCAGCAGACCAAGCGGGCCGCCCGGCGCCGCTAG
- a CDS encoding ABC transporter substrate-binding protein — MEEKTDWSRRSFLGMSALGVLGLAACESAPTAPQVDVQVPKVLLDEAAGLRGGSVGMLSQKLYSEAANQALDKSLQVFAQATGTTIGNDLVSGDAGDMVAKMDAEVKAGTSRDLAFMSDRRFVGQLHNLGALTDVTDVVEEMRALYGEPATASTTFCVFDGRWFAIPYHFIATGLYLRKDWYEEKGLPLKPHYTWEELRDNALAVSDPAKRRFGWGLTVNRSGDANGFIANVINCYGGAIADNTGEKVVFNSPETVEAVAFLGDIYSNPKYAPMLPPGIGSWTDSSNNENWLAQILGLTLNQFSVYADSKTKKNPVYANTHPFNGATGPAIDRPLAYGESNSFVVFKGAKNPDLAKLVAKFMVGGSALLGVAKEAPCLVNPSWDKVWDSDPYYTSGDPAFPVLREQTRTPLPLKTTTGYAFPQAPSPGEQAATAAYLLTDMMQSVIQGTRPADAVASTHARIVQVFEQQGYQQ, encoded by the coding sequence ATGGAAGAGAAAACGGACTGGTCGAGACGCAGTTTCCTCGGGATGAGCGCGCTGGGCGTGCTCGGTCTCGCCGCGTGCGAGAGCGCGCCCACCGCGCCGCAGGTCGACGTCCAGGTGCCCAAGGTGCTGCTCGACGAGGCGGCCGGGCTCCGCGGCGGGTCGGTGGGGATGCTCTCGCAGAAGCTGTACTCGGAGGCCGCGAACCAGGCGCTGGACAAGTCGCTGCAGGTGTTCGCGCAGGCCACCGGCACTACGATCGGCAACGACCTGGTCTCCGGTGACGCCGGCGACATGGTCGCGAAGATGGACGCCGAGGTGAAGGCGGGCACCAGCCGCGATCTGGCCTTCATGAGCGACCGGCGGTTCGTCGGCCAGCTCCACAACCTCGGCGCCCTCACCGACGTCACCGACGTGGTCGAGGAGATGCGCGCGCTCTACGGGGAGCCCGCGACGGCGTCGACCACCTTCTGCGTGTTCGACGGGCGCTGGTTCGCGATCCCCTACCACTTCATCGCGACCGGGCTGTACCTGCGCAAGGACTGGTACGAGGAGAAGGGTCTCCCGCTCAAGCCGCACTACACGTGGGAGGAGCTGCGCGACAACGCGCTGGCGGTCTCCGACCCGGCGAAGCGGCGCTTCGGCTGGGGTCTCACGGTGAACCGCTCCGGCGACGCCAACGGCTTCATCGCGAACGTCATCAACTGCTACGGCGGGGCGATCGCGGACAACACCGGTGAGAAGGTGGTGTTCAACTCGCCGGAGACCGTCGAAGCCGTCGCGTTCCTCGGCGACATCTACTCGAACCCGAAGTACGCGCCGATGCTGCCGCCCGGGATCGGCAGCTGGACCGACTCGAGCAACAACGAGAACTGGCTGGCCCAGATCCTGGGGCTCACGCTCAACCAGTTCAGCGTCTACGCCGACTCGAAGACCAAGAAAAACCCGGTCTACGCCAACACGCACCCGTTCAACGGCGCCACCGGACCGGCGATCGACCGGCCGCTCGCGTACGGCGAGTCCAACTCGTTCGTCGTGTTCAAGGGGGCGAAGAACCCCGACCTCGCCAAGCTGGTGGCGAAGTTCATGGTCGGCGGGAGCGCACTGCTCGGTGTCGCGAAGGAAGCACCGTGCCTGGTCAACCCCTCGTGGGACAAGGTGTGGGACTCGGACCCGTACTACACCAGCGGTGACCCGGCCTTCCCCGTGCTGCGGGAGCAGACCCGCACGCCGCTCCCGCTGAAAACCACGACCGGCTACGCCTTCCCCCAGGCCCCGAGCCCCGGCGAGCAAGCCGCTACCGCGGCCTATCTGCTGACCGACATGATGCAGTCGGTCATCCAGGGCACCCGGCCGGCCGACGCCGTCGCCTCGACCCACGCCCGGATCGTCCAGGTCTTCGAACAGCAGGGCTACCAGCAGTGA
- a CDS encoding ABC transporter permease, which produces MTILRPRPAPGRPAPGASSSLTASQRLLGRDWRLAAVFIGPTLLLVAGLILFPIVSSIFTSATERHGAETDFVGLDNYTALVDDAMFHKGVLNSFVFTAYAEIFKVIFGLIAALMLHHMRRGRAIIAGVILLPWVIPTVVTAFTWRSLLDPIFGSVNVLLTDSGIGPALAALGLVDSWPAEWLSDPALAMPAVILVNVWKGVPFFTVTFLAGLKAIDSGLYEAAMVDGASPWQRFVHITLPGLRHVMIVTVLLSSIWTFNNFDLIWLMTQGGPGDATAPYVMVAYSKAIQQLQPGAGAAVTLVMLPIIGILVMILVRMMRRSDQPGAVGTGRRRLTPAQRRALPWVIVVISMLVLVWASPQIVWKAALVLGVFVILAAAVGRVVSAFAARGNRLAARLVGGAGTGVALAGLLGFVLAPLYWMTVTAFKSDDQIVARTGDLWPDPWSTEQFTNLFTGRAFGTWYVNTILVSVASTVIALVCAALAGYALARLKFRGSESFTVTILLTYVMPGALLFIPLYQMMSGIGLNDSLWSLVLAYPTFTLPFATWLLVGYFKSIPADLEEAALVDGCTRFGAFIRIVLPLAKPGLLAVALFTLTNAWNEFLFAFVFITDDGYKTLPVGMQSMIFGDVVPQGQLAAASLLISIPVVLMYGFGQRFLTEGLTAGAVKG; this is translated from the coding sequence GTGACCATCCTGCGTCCGCGCCCGGCGCCGGGTCGTCCGGCGCCGGGCGCGTCGTCCTCGCTCACCGCTTCGCAGCGGCTGCTCGGGCGCGACTGGCGCCTCGCCGCGGTGTTCATCGGGCCGACGCTGTTGCTGGTAGCGGGCCTGATCCTGTTCCCGATCGTCAGCTCGATCTTCACCAGCGCCACGGAGCGCCACGGTGCGGAGACGGACTTCGTCGGGCTGGACAACTACACGGCCCTCGTCGACGACGCCATGTTCCACAAGGGCGTGCTCAACTCGTTCGTCTTCACCGCGTACGCCGAGATCTTCAAGGTGATCTTCGGTCTCATCGCGGCGTTGATGCTGCACCACATGCGCCGCGGCCGGGCGATCATCGCCGGGGTGATCCTGCTGCCGTGGGTGATACCGACCGTCGTCACGGCCTTCACCTGGCGGTCTTTGCTCGACCCGATCTTCGGCAGCGTCAACGTCCTGCTCACCGACTCCGGGATCGGGCCGGCCCTCGCCGCGCTCGGGCTCGTCGACTCCTGGCCCGCGGAGTGGCTGTCCGATCCCGCGCTCGCGATGCCGGCGGTGATCCTGGTCAACGTCTGGAAGGGCGTCCCGTTCTTCACGGTGACGTTCCTCGCCGGGCTCAAGGCCATCGACAGCGGTCTCTACGAGGCGGCGATGGTGGACGGCGCCTCGCCGTGGCAGCGCTTCGTGCACATCACGCTGCCGGGGCTGCGCCACGTCATGATCGTGACGGTGCTGCTGTCGTCGATCTGGACGTTCAACAACTTCGACCTGATCTGGCTGATGACCCAGGGCGGACCGGGGGACGCCACCGCCCCGTACGTGATGGTGGCCTACTCGAAAGCCATCCAGCAGCTGCAGCCGGGCGCGGGCGCCGCGGTCACGCTGGTGATGCTGCCGATCATCGGCATCCTCGTGATGATCCTCGTGCGGATGATGCGCCGCAGCGACCAGCCAGGCGCGGTCGGCACGGGGCGCAGGCGGCTGACGCCCGCTCAGCGCAGGGCGCTGCCGTGGGTGATCGTCGTGATCTCGATGCTCGTGCTGGTCTGGGCGTCGCCGCAGATCGTCTGGAAAGCCGCGCTCGTGCTGGGCGTGTTCGTGATACTCGCGGCCGCCGTCGGACGGGTCGTCTCCGCGTTCGCGGCGCGGGGCAACCGGCTGGCCGCACGCCTGGTCGGCGGCGCCGGCACGGGGGTCGCGCTCGCGGGTCTGCTGGGCTTCGTGCTCGCCCCGCTCTACTGGATGACGGTCACGGCCTTCAAATCCGACGACCAGATCGTCGCGCGCACCGGCGACCTCTGGCCGGACCCGTGGAGCACCGAGCAGTTCACCAACCTGTTCACGGGCCGGGCGTTCGGTACCTGGTACGTCAACACGATCCTGGTGTCGGTGGCGTCCACCGTGATCGCCCTGGTCTGCGCGGCGCTGGCCGGCTACGCGCTGGCGCGGCTGAAGTTCCGGGGTTCGGAGAGCTTCACGGTGACGATCCTGCTCACCTACGTGATGCCGGGCGCGCTGCTGTTCATCCCGCTGTATCAGATGATGAGCGGGATCGGGCTCAACGACTCGTTGTGGTCGCTCGTGCTCGCCTACCCCACGTTCACCCTGCCGTTCGCGACGTGGCTGCTCGTCGGCTACTTCAAGTCGATCCCGGCCGACCTCGAGGAGGCCGCGCTGGTCGATGGCTGCACGCGGTTCGGGGCGTTCATCCGGATCGTGCTGCCGCTGGCCAAGCCGGGCCTGCTCGCGGTCGCGCTGTTCACCCTCACCAACGCGTGGAACGAGTTCCTGTTCGCCTTCGTGTTCATCACCGACGACGGCTACAAGACGCTGCCCGTCGGCATGCAGTCGATGATCTTCGGTGACGTCGTGCCGCAAGGGCAGCTGGCCGCGGCCTCACTACTGATCAGCATCCCGGTCGTGCTCATGTACGGGTTCGGGCAGCGGTTCCTGACCGAGGGCCTCACCGCGGGGGCCGTGAAGGGATGA
- a CDS encoding enolase C-terminal domain-like protein, with product MALAADHFGHIALDSCIRIGRALEPFTLAWIEDLLPWQLTDQWRRLTAAVAVPTCTGQDIYLVDGFRPLLDAGAIRVVHPDLATSGGIAETKRLGDYAQERGIAMALHLAASPIATMACVHLAAATENFLAEELLRRHLDPRDPVFFAEMTHWDGESSHDRLWS from the coding sequence ATCGCGCTCGCCGCCGACCACTTCGGCCACATCGCCCTCGACTCCTGCATCCGGATCGGCCGCGCGCTGGAACCGTTCACACTGGCGTGGATCGAGGACCTGCTCCCGTGGCAGCTGACCGACCAGTGGCGCCGGCTCACTGCGGCCGTCGCCGTCCCGACGTGCACGGGGCAGGACATCTACCTGGTCGACGGCTTCCGGCCGCTGCTGGACGCCGGCGCCATCCGCGTCGTACACCCCGACCTGGCGACGTCGGGCGGGATCGCGGAGACCAAGCGGCTCGGCGACTACGCGCAGGAGCGCGGGATCGCGATGGCGCTGCACCTGGCGGCGTCGCCGATCGCGACGATGGCGTGCGTGCACCTGGCCGCCGCCACGGAGAACTTCCTCGCAGAGGAGCTGCTGCGCCGCCACCTCGACCCGCGCGATCCGGTGTTCTTCGCCGAGATGACGCACTGGGACGGGGAGTCGAGCCACGACCGGCTGTGGAGCTGA
- a CDS encoding ribonuclease activity regulator RraA, with amino-acid sequence MVETHDIVRPPAELSAALAAIGSATASAELSRMGIRSAFIRGPVSVTPGVCVAGPALTLQFLPKREDLYPVDEYAEPEKQLHRHVMYHAQPGDMIVVDARGDMSSGVFGEMMLTYFKGRGGAGVVIDGCLRDIGQAKQLGLGLWIRGATPNFHAQTDIVPAAVNVPVACGGTLVEPGDIVVADDDGAVVVPVKLAPTLLAVAQEHAEWEEFSRIRLAEGGDMRLYYPLSDEARPEYERWRAEQGPA; translated from the coding sequence GTGGTCGAGACGCACGACATCGTTCGCCCGCCTGCCGAGCTCAGTGCGGCCCTCGCGGCCATCGGCAGCGCAACGGCCAGCGCCGAGCTCAGCCGCATGGGCATCCGCAGCGCGTTCATCCGTGGCCCGGTTTCGGTGACCCCCGGCGTGTGCGTGGCCGGCCCGGCGCTGACGCTGCAGTTCCTGCCGAAGCGGGAGGACCTCTACCCCGTCGACGAGTACGCCGAACCGGAGAAGCAGCTGCACCGGCACGTCATGTACCACGCCCAGCCCGGCGACATGATCGTCGTCGACGCGCGCGGTGACATGAGCAGCGGTGTGTTCGGCGAGATGATGCTGACCTACTTCAAGGGCCGCGGCGGCGCCGGCGTGGTGATCGACGGGTGCCTGCGCGACATCGGCCAGGCCAAGCAGCTCGGCCTCGGGCTGTGGATCCGGGGCGCCACGCCGAACTTCCACGCCCAGACCGACATCGTCCCGGCCGCCGTCAACGTGCCGGTGGCGTGCGGTGGCACGCTCGTCGAGCCGGGCGACATCGTCGTCGCCGACGACGACGGGGCGGTCGTGGTGCCGGTCAAGCTCGCACCCACCCTGCTGGCTGTCGCCCAGGAGCACGCGGAATGGGAGGAGTTCTCCCGGATCCGGCTGGCCGAGGGCGGCGACATGCGGCTGTACTACCCGTTGTCGGACGAGGCCCGGCCCGAGTACGAGCGGTGGCGCGCCGAGCAGGGCCCGGCCTGA
- a CDS encoding DUF6283 family protein, which yields MAQLGGLFQCHQINGDDLQRFICAGWAGCHDGDELLALLV from the coding sequence ATCGCGCAGCTGGGCGGACTGTTCCAATGTCACCAGATCAACGGTGACGACCTGCAACGATTCATTTGTGCTGGCTGGGCGGGGTGCCACGACGGCGACGAACTGCTGGCACTACTGGTCTGA